The DNA window ttttataatatttgcaATATAATATTGTAatgataacaattatataaattttaaaaaatcaaataaataatttttattatttattaagtaaAATTTAGCTAAGttggataattatttttttttataggttttataaaaatacattagatGAACCCTCCACCCATATTTGATTCGAGTAAAACTAGGTTGAACCTTTACCTGATTGTTTTGATTATAGTgaaatcagataaaaaattgatctaaacAAACTGTGTGATATTGATCATTCCTTATTTGTCTATATTAAGCTAGGCAACGTCTAAGTGTTAACATGATATTtggaatcaattttttatttcaattatttaatttgaattcaattaataaacaaGTTGAATTCATATGTTTGGAAGATATAGAATTCAATTCATTCTGCTTTTATATTACcctcatcatcttcatttttttcctttaaaggTCTCTCAAAAAAATAGATGGGTATTTTTGGGaagttaattttaacattaatttatcctttttagTATAGTAAATTAGAGgggttgatttttaatttaattttatactatttttaaagattgaacTTTATTTGGAATAATTAACACTAAAAATGATTTCAAACATGAGATCTCATTAAaatctcttaattaaatttaattcaaaaggtTTCAAATATGTTGTAAAAGTTAGTTTCGTCTAAAATGAATGATGTTAAAATTCTCCTTCAGTTTATAGGTACCCctacaaaaaaagaggaaattagATTCATGTATCCTAGTTgcacaaaattcaaattataaaaaaaaatttaaagcttaCCGCAACCTAAAGTACTTGCAAATATTGCTTTTGTCATAGTCTATATATTTTAAGCATGTaaataagaagaagattgaTGTAGTAGTTGGATGTCTTTATTTCATCTTAATGTGCATACATGAATGTAAATTGAAGATTTGAATGCCATGTACTAAAAAACCTATTTTCCCATATTctttattgtttatatgaatagtgaagaagttattttcttttttatttttatttttgcaattataTCCTTCTCTAACCTAATTAGATAGGATTAGAcatgaaattatgaaaaaaaatatgaaattgaaagatagaGAACTGAAAagtaaatcataaaaaaatacatttctcacaacaaattcataaaaaaatttattttaatccaaaaatttattatatttatttttcagtttttaagcttgaaaaagagaaagaaattcaCGTAAAAATACCGAGGAGAGAGAAATCATTAATTGGGCCACTTTATAACAGCAACACTCATTGTTCTTAGTGTCAACAAATCTCATTCAATGAGGAGAGtttgattgtgattttttaaaccTTCATCTTGCCTAGAAAAACATATCGggtcaaaagaaaaaactttttctttgttttattttgtgtttttgaggtgttttttttttttggcgttgGCTTGATAATTTTTCTAGGATTATAAGGATATTTATCAAGTGTTTTGGGGCCAAAAttggtgaaaaaaatattttgagcttTCGGGGGTACATGTGTTTCACACCGACCACTATTAGAAGTTTTCTTTGATGCTTGTGAATTCTTCTCGTTAAGCTTTTTTCAATGATCATGGGATGTCTTTATTAGAGTTTCAATATAACTTCAAGATGtagttctttctttatttttttatattttctctctcctctctcctctattttttaaaattttcaaactctcaaaatcttgtttttcaCTCATGCTATCTCTTTAAAACTTTCTAACAAGTGTTATAAAGGAAAAACACCCTTGCTAACTCTAGGGATGACAATTTCATTCAAACTTAAATGGATGCTAGCCAGAATATATGAGTATTTTTTGGATAGTTACCGTACTCGATAGTTAATAGATAGGGTATAAATATTGTCAAACCCAACCCAAAACCaacccaaaatatatatatttatattacatagatatattttcaaaacatttatattttttttcaatatgatatgatatatacatatcttaatattgacacacacacacacatacgtACACccatatattaactattttattttttattgaataataagtAATAGTTATGAATATCTATATCCAAAATTGAAtagtttataaatatctaatttttttacttgatatataataaacaaaatataaatatcaataaaattaaccCTGTTATACCATGTCCTTCCTAGCTAACTCTTGTGATGTTACTGTAAGATAGATTggttttgtcaatttatttaaattttaaaggtgtttgagagtgtggttattattgttttttaaagtgttttttacttaaaaatatattaaaataatatatattttttattttttaaaattattttttatatcaataaataaaaataatctaaaaacataaaaaaaaattatttttttaaaaaaatcaaattttttccacccttaattaatttttgctcGTACATCAATGCTACCTGGGCCAACAGTTGAAGGCTTCCTCTAACTTTGTGAATTGTGATCGGATGACAACACATTCACAGGCTGGCCCATGATCTATCGGTCTCCAAGAAAAACAGCCGTGGCAGAATATCTTCAGGCCGAGAAATCTAACaaatatgatatattattaattgCTCTTTAGTCCCTGATTCATGAACGTTATTTTATATTACCATTtcatgtttgaaaataattgGATTTACAAAACAATACCCATGTCTGTTATTAAAGCTACTGTCAGAATAGCAAGAATCAAGGGATGACGTGATGAGGTTTATAAAATGAAGGACTACATTATAATTAAGGTCAACATCTAGGGACTAAAGAACAATTCACCCTATAATAAACTCTGTGGATATGGTGTTCGGACAGGCGAGTGCACTTCTTCTATCCTTCAGAGTCTGTTTTCTGGTAATAATAAAAAcagcagcaaaaaaaaaagaaaaaagaattaactaaataaattcaGCTGATCAGCCAATGACCATGTCTGCTGCTGCCGCAACGGCCATTACACATTTTTCAACCCCAACTTCTCTCGGCCACAGCCAATTCTCAACCACTAAAAACAAGAGCGCGGCAATCTTATCAAACTCCATACCCACTTGCAAAATcacatcaccatcatcatctatCAGTAAAGTCCAATATGGATATGGTTACTCGAAGAGAAACTCGGTTCTTACTGGGTTCAAGCCCTTTTCTTCTCCAGTCATGGAGTGGCAAGATTGCAAGTAATATACCAACAGTATTTCATTGTACTTTGCTTTTAACTAATTGTTTCCAATTTTGTTGGGCTGTGAAACTGTAGGAATAATTGGGAACTGGAGTATGTTGTTGCTGAAACTTGAAAGTGGTTCTTCAATGATTATTGTGAACACACTGTAGTTTAAATGCAGGGTTAAGATGGAGATTGACGTGCCTGTTGGGGTGGCTTATAATCTTTATTCAGATCGTGAATCAATTCCTCGTTGGATGCCCTTCATTTCATCTGTGCAGGTGTGCAACAATTTTGATGcttcattaattttcattttattgtatAATGATCTAGATAAAATCTTGATCTGTCTTGAACGTGTTATAGCCATAAATGTGTGCATTTAGGATAAGTTGGTGTTTGATTCTATTTAATAGGTACTCAAAGACAAACCCGACCTATCACGGTGGTCACTGAAGTATGAAGCACTTGGTCAGAATATTGAATACTCTTGGCTTGCTAGAAATATGCAGGTAATGATCCTTTGTATTGTATGGAAACATTTTCACTAATTGTTCATGGACGCATGATGCTTTCGCTACGTTATCAGAGGTGAAATAGGTCTCCTTGCTATGTTCCCTTTCATTATTATTCTCTGTTCAACTTGTTGCAGCCAACTCCGAATCAGAAAATTCATTGGAGATCTCTGGAAGGTCTTCCTAACAGGTAACTGCAAAGAGCAGGTAACAAAAGTTCACGATTACCTCGTTATCTCGAAAATCAAGAACACACCTTCTAGCCATTGTATGATTAGTTAATGGGAATACGAGATTTCCTTTGCTAAATTTTCAGCTCAAGATGTCCAAGAATTTATTCCACAGAAATATACTACCATCACAAGATTATGGAAAAGCTCTCGTCTGTTGTATTTGCTGCCTGTGGTTAAAGTAATCTTGTTGATACACTAACATGACTTGAAATTGAATAACTTGCAGTAAATAGCTAATTatcaagtgtgtgtgtgtgtgtgtgtgtgtatttcatgaaaagataaaaattcatctGGGACTAAATTATTGGATGAAAACAATATATAGAATCTGCAATGGCGCCATTAATCTTTGTAAATGTCTAGTAGATGCTTAGTGATGCTGAAGCAAGCACTTTTTTTGGGGCTTTCTATTAGGAAACTCTCCCTAAATATATTAAAGAGAGGGAATGGTGACCAATTGGACTGTTATGGACATAGATTAGTAGATCTAATTCATTGAAGTCAGTTCATCATATCAATTTGCTTTCTCTATTACCTGCTCAggtcatatattttttctggGGATTTGCTTGTATCCGTCTTTCAAATTCTCATTGCTAcatgttgatgatttttagtgCTGTACCTGATGCTGTTAGAAAACACCAATTTCGGTGGGGTTTTCACGAATTTAGCTGGGAAGAATATctcatgtgcattgactatttGAGTGTCAGATTGCTTGTAAGGAATGTGTGTGATTGTTGACACTGTTGAACTAATCCATGCCCATATAACTTAggattcatgtcatgaaagAGTTATCATACTGTTTTGTTCATATTTGAGTGCCTTGCAAAATGCAATGTCATTTCATTTTCCTTAGCATGATAGCAGAATGttaattaacatttttcttACTTCGCAGAGGCATCGTTCGATTTTTTCCTAAAGGTCCTTCATCATGTCTAGTAGAAGTGAGCTCCCATATACAACATTCAGTTCAATAACTTCAATCTTCATGAATACACCATTCACGGTTATTAATTATCAACTATTATAATCACAGTTCATCACCCTCAGTTTAGTGGATCAATTGGATTGTTAATTTGCTTAAGAGATCTACTAGATAATTCTGATAAGATTGCCATTTCTGCATGGTTTCTAAAACTTGCCAGAGTAGGCTTATGTAATTTCACTTCTAAGTAGAACCTtagaatgagaaagaaaaataaatctgataaGATTTCCTCCTTCTAGTCTCTGACAATTCATATGTTCTCATGCTTGGGATAGTAATATGTGGCTCTGTGAGTCTATGACAAGGAAAAGAACATGatgtttcatttttcttgcaattaaaacTTAGCTCAGTCccttataattgtatttttccttttcagcTAACGGTTTCATATGAAGTTCCCGAGCTTTTGGTTCCTGTGGCAACGGTAAGCATTCTTCCTTCCATTTAGATGCTATTTTATTACTCTGAAAGGAGCACCACATACTTAGCCTGCAAAAAAGTATACAATGAACGGTAACATGCATTTTAAGTGGGTGTGCGGTTGCATGCTTGTGCGTCCGTGCTGCTTGTTTTCAGCCGAGAAGAAGATGGAAAATTGTCTTATTTAAGGACATGTCCTTACACTTGCAATGCAGTGAGGGATTAGTCTGTTTTACTTTATTGTGATTTTTGCAGGCACTGCAACCTTTGCTTGAGAGCTTACTCAGAGGGGGTTTGGAAAGGTTTGCGAAACTTGCAAAAAACACTTTGGCTGACTGAAACCTTTGCTCCCAATGGGGTAACTGGAACTCATGTTTAATGATCATCGACAATTTTTTCAGATGGAATATTTTCAGAAACAATATGATTCTCTTTCACTGGCAGCATAGTTCCCTGTAGAAGGGAAAAGTTCTCTTATTAATTTGCCATTGATTGTATTCACAACCTTACTTTGGATGATTGATCAGTTCCACAAATAATGAAAAGTTCGTGTTATAAGCATGAGTTTTCCTTCCGTTGGCAGCACTCCCTAATTTCAATAAGAGCAGGTTATTTAAATAACACTTCTGTTTCTTGCTCTCTTCTTACCCATGTTGCTGAACTGCTAAATTTACCACTCTGACGTAtgtaagaacaaaagaaaagacaacTTGTTGTCCCATTTTTTATTCTGTACGTtatcaaaaatagttttgacACACCTGCATTAGGGTTCATTGTAGGGGATCATGGAAAGGTGGCTAACTTAAGACTAACCCTACAGGAACTTTTCATATGATGCTTCTGTTGATTTTGATAGCATCAACAAAAAACTGAATTGGTCAGTTTAATTGCTCTCCCTTGTTTCTTATGCAGCTCTTATCTCCATTATAGCCCTTATATTGCTCTAACCAAAATTCCAAAATTCCAAAATTCCGAAATTCTTATCTCCATCAGCACTGGTAGCTTTCCATGTTTATGAACCACTTCCATTTTGATTTAGCTGTTGGCTTTGGGAAAAAGTTGTTGATATGAGTATAGTGACAGTGACAACTCTGCTGTGGTTGGAACTTGGAATTCTCGCGGTGATCTTCAGTGTTTCTCGCCCAAacgtggaaaaaaaagaagagcaaaGTCATTCTGATTTCCTGTTTGAGAGTTTCGAGTCAGGTTATGTCAACGAACGTGTTAAACATCTGAATACTCTCAAGTCTTATCGCTGAAGGATCTGAATACTCTCAAGTCTTATCGCTGAAGGAGTCGTTTGAGAGCCCACAGATGATATCAGCCTTTTTAAGTTTGAACTCGCTTTACTGTGTACGTCTTTCTTGAAAGCGCCCTTATATTCTATGAttgtattaaaacaatatttatatcaagaaATCAAAACGAGTAAatcagtggtaagagtttgaaattattttttttttttatggttttaaatttgagttttgtgattgctaatatgataatcattgaaagtttatatggtcgttaatttcaggacccgtgagattagtcgaagtgcACGCAAACTGccccgaacacccacattaataaaaaatatatatatattaatatttgctGAAAATTTATACTCACCAGTCAAAGCTCCTTGGGGTAGGTTGgcatattaaaattacaaagcaagTTGAATTGAGTATGCTAGCCACTTCATGAATCAAGGGTTCGTAAAAGTGAAACATGGAATTAATGTTTCATTCTAAAATACAAAACAGTTTTTAAACCTATGCATTGGGTACATGTTTAAACAGGGGTCTCATAGGGAATGCAGAGCACATATAGTAgctgaaaaggagagagaaagtatAGACcataataagaaaattttattcGAACTGTACAGATACATATCAAGATTAAAAATGGAATATATCAGATTTGGCAGCTAGGCCAAAACCAATCCATCCATCAAGAACGTATTTTTAATAGAGCACACATCTGAATTGATCTCTACACCACCAGCATCCACCCCCCCAGTATGTACATCAACCCATCAACACATACTCAATGCTTGCTGTTTGAAAATCATCATCTGCAAAACTGCAAGCTGCTTTTTCTATCATGAAACTGAAGAAGCCAAAAACAGCTTGTTTAATCAGCAagagaaattagaaaattattctATAATATTCAGCAGTTGGCACTGCGTTCCAAATGGTTCCTCAAGCTACACAATGCCTCTGCAGAGAGGCTACACCCTTGTTTCTGTTTAGGTGCAAGTGGTGAAGAGAAGCACACAATAAGTGCAGTGAGATTGTCCAATGCTTTACAATCCAAGGCTTCCATGACAAGGTCCTTAGCACACTTCTCAGGGTCATCATGCTGCCGCAGCCCACGGCGGACAAGGCTGACCGCATGCTGACTTGAAATGAATTCCCAAATCCCATCACAACCAATTATGAGAAATTCATCTTCCTCTGTTAGAACAAGGTGCTGGAATTCTGGCTCAGAAATGAGAGGTGAAGGAGAACCCCAAGAGTGTTTATTGTACCAGTCACCAAGTGCTCGGGAAACTGACAGTTCACCATTTAGAAATCCATAATTATCAACATACCCACCCAATTCTTCAACCCGCCTTCGCTCTGATGGATAAATAGGCCTATGGTCTTGGGACATGTCGATTGCCTTTCCTTTACGACATAGAACTGCTCGGCAATCACCAGCATTAGCAACCATTAATAGCCTGGAATATGAAAGCATGATCATGATGCTTgcgatgaaaaaaaatcatttccagGAAATACTGAAAAACTATCAAcgtgaagcacaaaaaaaaaggcactTAGAAGTTTCTATTTTTTCGAAGTCAACTAGAGTAATGCACTTAAAAGATGATGTAGGAAGGCTGGTATTGAGCCATCTTAACCATTAATGGTAACATGCAATGTGGAGCCAGCGCATTGGACATCAAAAGTTAACTCACACGTTTGCAGGTTCAGGTAAAACATCATGTGCGAGGACAAAAACAAGACAACCATAGTTAGCATAACATCATAGACTAGATGTGAAGATTGATATAGAATAGTGGATTTcataaaacatttataataGATAAACTGAGTGGTGATTGACCAACATCACATCCACAAATATACCTAAATACATAACTCCGGCGAGGTAAAACAAAGCATTCACATACACATGGTTATATTATCATGTTCAAGAGCATGGATATACCTTCCAAATACGAAAGCAGTAAGTGCAGTTGTCCCTGAAAAGGTGCTCACACTGCAGTCATTTTCCAAAGCCAGATCAGCCTGGTGAAATGCTTTCCGGAGGGAGTTCTCaacctccttcaagaatatattgtCAACTTCAGATGTTTGAGGGAAATTTACATCTTCAAAAAAGATTCTCATTGCATTTCTTCTGATATAAGCTGCTGCTTCCGGTCCTTCATGACCATCGAAAACCTGCAAATAAATTCAATCTCAGTCAGTTATAAATTCCTTCAAcctatcaaataaataaataaatattcaacaaccATAGGTTTGATCAACAATTACCCCATAGAAAGCACTGGGCTTTGGAAACTTAAAGGCTGAGCCCAATTCAGCGGATAGATCATCTATGCGTATATGCTCATCTTCCATGTATCTTCGATTCCCAATGTCAGCAAAGCTACCAGAACGAATACTAGGAACAAACTCCAGGATGGCGGACTCAATAGTTTCCGCATCTGAAACTTTTTCTGAACATGTAATATCCTGCAAAAGGAGTTGATTTTCCATTAAGTTTTTCACCTACAGCACAActaatcaaaatctaaaaatctttCAATCATCATtgacaaaatctatttttacagTTCTCGCCATCAAAtgcataattaaaatta is part of the Populus trichocarpa isolate Nisqually-1 chromosome 2, P.trichocarpa_v4.1, whole genome shotgun sequence genome and encodes:
- the LOC7481427 gene encoding uncharacterized protein LOC7481427, which gives rise to MTMSAAAATAITHFSTPTSLGHSQFSTTKNKSAAILSNSIPTCKITSPSSSISKVQYGYGYSKRNSVLTGFKPFSSPVMEWQDCKVKMEIDVPVGVAYNLYSDRESIPRWMPFISSVQVLKDKPDLSRWSLKYEALGQNIEYSWLARNMQPTPNQKIHWRSLEGLPNRGIVRFFPKGPSSCLVELTVSYEVPELLVPVATALQPLLESLLRGGLERFAKLAKNTLAD
- the LOC7460488 gene encoding probable protein phosphatase 2C 49 — encoded protein: MIVESEVVSVPVLDVQYFAAEGKSPAHEIEDVVTVSSSPRRLSQVRVSDLISAELSASQLDITCSEKVSDAETIESAILEFVPSIRSGSFADIGNRRYMEDEHIRIDDLSAELGSAFKFPKPSAFYGVFDGHEGPEAAAYIRRNAMRIFFEDVNFPQTSEVDNIFLKEVENSLRKAFHQADLALENDCSVSTFSGTTALTAFVFGRLLMVANAGDCRAVLCRKGKAIDMSQDHRPIYPSERRRVEELGGYVDNYGFLNGELSVSRALGDWYNKHSWGSPSPLISEPEFQHLVLTEEDEFLIIGCDGIWEFISSQHAVSLVRRGLRQHDDPEKCAKDLVMEALDCKALDNLTALIVCFSSPLAPKQKQGCSLSAEALCSLRNHLERSANC